Proteins encoded by one window of Acidipropionibacterium virtanenii:
- a CDS encoding SanA/YdcF family protein → MTTRRRFRWLRRTIIGGVGLAVLALGGPWALAEGLSLGRVHTVEQTPSRDVAIVFGAAVLPDGTPSNYLRGRLDVAADLYESGRVRAILVSGDNSTHNYNEPDNMKRYLVDSRGVPTAKVVTDYAGFDTYDTCVRARRIFGVTSAALVTQDYHLTRALATCRMTGGMNVVGSPDTSRAHDRTWWYGWSREFGARLKMIYDVVTRRTPTLGVQEDGIRNALGAR, encoded by the coding sequence ATGACAACTCGCAGGCGTTTCCGGTGGTTGAGGCGCACGATCATCGGGGGCGTCGGCCTGGCCGTCCTGGCCCTGGGCGGCCCCTGGGCGTTGGCCGAGGGCCTGTCGCTGGGGCGCGTCCACACCGTGGAGCAGACGCCGTCCCGCGACGTCGCGATCGTCTTCGGGGCGGCTGTGCTGCCCGACGGCACCCCCTCGAACTACCTGCGCGGTCGCCTCGACGTCGCCGCCGATCTGTATGAGAGCGGGAGGGTGCGGGCCATCCTGGTCTCCGGCGACAACAGCACGCACAACTACAACGAGCCCGACAACATGAAGCGCTACCTCGTCGACAGCCGCGGCGTCCCCACCGCGAAAGTGGTCACCGACTACGCCGGCTTCGACACCTACGACACCTGTGTGCGCGCCCGCAGGATCTTCGGCGTCACCTCGGCCGCCCTGGTCACCCAGGACTACCACCTGACCAGGGCGCTGGCGACCTGCCGGATGACCGGAGGCATGAACGTCGTCGGCTCCCCCGACACCTCGCGCGCCCACGACAGGACCTGGTGGTACGGATGGTCCCGCGAGTTCGGGGCCCGGTTGAAGATGATCTATGACGTCGTCACCCGCCGCACCCCGACCCTCGGG